A genome region from Lytechinus pictus isolate F3 Inbred chromosome 16, Lp3.0, whole genome shotgun sequence includes the following:
- the LOC135157027 gene encoding G-protein coupled receptor GRL101-like has protein sequence MANNILRIFIWILGTSAFIGNILVIGYRLVDSGWGRYTTVQSSLITNLAVSDFLMGLYMITIASADVYYHGEYAAHADDWQSSVLCKLAGITSVVSSEASVFLIMVISVDRCFHVVLPFKPEFHLSVRGTRVVGLVIWVTAAFLGILPTLIPSFVEGQFYGQSGVCLALPLTVDRPAGWHYSISLFIGLNFAAFLVTLISYIAIYCTFQLSKQRIAGMKNTSKEDVRLAENLKLASKMALVVGTDLVCWLPIIIMGLMSASGTLTISAQVYAWTAVFVLPVNSSLNPYLYTLASIRQRRRKSAASRSMKYEDKTMEGSIFDDTTIISAFTSLPDPSPERLGEWMKLNRRPLGRLEANAIQRDVTKAVERLKESGLWNDVTLNMNRIAVQTDSGGRIVHAFIVLDSPLTFLESRDDDQVTNLSNDENTDIVLNMIARVNTSK, from the exons ATGGCGAACAACATCCTTCGAATCTTCATCTGGATTCTCGGAACCAGTGCTTTCATTGGCAACATCCTCGTCATTGGCTACAGACTGGTCGATTCCGGATGGGGGCGATATACGACAGTTCAATCCAGTCTGATCACGAACCTAGCCGTCTCGGACTTCTTGATGGGTCTGTACATGATTACCATAGCGTCAGCCGATGTCTACTACCATGGCGAGTATGCTGCCCATGCTGATGACTGGCAGAGTAGTGTCCTCTGCAAGCTTGCTGGAATCACTTCCGTTGTTTCCAGCGAGGCTTCGGTGTTTCTGATCATGGTCATCAGCGTGGATAGGTGTTTTCACGTGGTGCTGCCTTTCAAACCCGAATTCCACCTTTCGGTCCGCGGTACCCGGGTTGTCGGACTGGTTATCTGGGTAACTGCAGCCTTTCTCGGTATCCTCCCAACTCTTATCCCGTCTTTCGTCGAGGGTCAGTTCTATGGTCAATCCGGCGTCTGTCTGGCTTTGCCGTTGACTGTGGATCGTCCTGCAGGATGGCATTACTCCATCTCCTTGTTCATCGGTCTCAACTTTGCCGCGTTCCTGGTGACTCTCATAAGTTACATAGCCATCTATTGCACATTCCAGCTGTCGAAGCAGCGTATAGCCGGGATGAAGAACACGTCAAAGGAGGATGTGCGATTGGCTGAAAACCTAAAGTTGGCATCTAAGATGGCGCTGGTTGTTGGTACAGATCTGGTCTGTTGGTTACCGATCATCATCATGGGCTTGATGTCTGCGAGTGGAACTTTGACCATTTCTGCTCAG GTATATGCATGGACAGCAGTGTTCGTGCTCCCAGTCAATTCATCCCTCAATCCATACCTCTACACCCTCGCATCAATACGCCAAAGAAGACGTAAGTCCGCGGCTAGTCGAAGTATGAAATATGAAGACAAGACCATGG AAGGTAGTATCTTTGACGACACCACAATCATATCTGCATTCACGTCCTTGCCCGACCCTTCACCAGAACGACTTGGGGAATGGATGAAACTTAACAGACGCCCTCTCGGACGCTTAGAAGCCAATGCGATTCAACGTGACGTCACAAAAGCAGTGGAAAGATTGAAGGAATCGGGGCTGTGGAATGACGTCACACTCAACATGAACCGAATTGCAGTCCAAACA GATAGTGGTGGAAGAATCGTACACGCCTTTATTGTGCTCGACTCACCTTTGACCTTTCTTGAATCACGTGATGATGATCAGGTGACCAACTTGAGCAATGACGAAAACACCGACATCGTCCTCAATATGATTGCGCGGGTAAATAcatcaaagtga